Genomic window (Cucumis sativus cultivar 9930 chromosome 2, Cucumber_9930_V3, whole genome shotgun sequence):
aaaaatgtatttgaaaattcgaaataaaaatggattgatttttagtgtttaaattattgttttagtgtaattttaagtttggtaaggatttaaaaaatattttcaaacatacatattttaagtgaaagttaataatttagaGGTCCAAGCTTTTCCCACAGACTTGAGATAACTAAGTTAAAGATTCGCTGAAAATTAATAATCGTTTCtatatagtttgtttgatcaatataattaaaaaaaactttaaaattattttaagtgtttgttaattggttttgaaaataatttatttttaaaatcaaacagtTTTGGTTCAAACactaaataaacaaaacaagttaACATTTTAGAGAACAAATATAAAggttaaaaatctattttgatttttgaattttttaaaaaaaagttaattctGTTTCGATCATCTTTATTTGAATGATTAGACTTTTAAGTTCATCatactaattattttgataaatagaCAATAAAATCTTgctaatttattattatcatttttttaatgtcaagatctaaatataattaatacactttaattaaataaaccaaaatttaaaactaattttgttatttttctccaaaacTTAAATCTTTCTCATCTTATTTGCACTCTCCaacgtttatttatttattttttaaaataaaaatatataagtatgataaaaaaaaaacaaaatggagtgtttagtatcaataacaaagataaaataaaataagtaaaacacttgtttaaaataaattctatgaaattacaaacaaatattttcacaaCTAATCatgatataaaaaagaaaggagaaaacaattgtaagaagaaaaaaacacctCAATCAACTTGAGATACATGAATAAATTGCATCTAAACATGTGAGTTGAAAAAATGACATAGAATGATAGTGCACCAAAAtaagaatcaaaatgaaaaagatagtgatctttttaattattcgataaaacaataatttactatctagttaaaattaaaactataactatatattattttatttgatattactGTTATTCAACTATAGAAACAATCACCTgtaatgaagaaatgaaaatgtattgtttttttttaatagaaaaagataatatttaaaccaaatataaaataagatttaaagagattgtatataaaacatattattttttgttcgTAGTGTCAGAACGATGTGTCTCGGGGGGGTGTCCCATCCACGTTTCAATATCTCGTAATAACAAACCACATCAAATAAAGtacctaaaaattaaaacaataaagagaaagtaaaagaaaaaaaaatacttttgacACCCAATCCCTACTCCATTTCTCTACTCCTCACCTCTACAATATTTATTCCACACTATCCAATCACTTCCCCACAACCAAACATCGTGGCGTGGCCCTCACAGAATACTGTGAGACCCTTCATCCACTAATCCAATTCCCTCCTTCATTGAGGTAGACGGTAAAGACGCTGTTAATAATCATCTCTACAAACCCCACACACCCCCTTCCCCTCACCCCTTCTAGAATAAAAAGACACCATGACGGTTGTTTTTACCAATTCTTATGAAACGGGGCTTCACCTCCGATGCTGAAGTGGTGTTCAAGATCAATCTTTGTCCTCTCCACTTGTTCTAACTATAATCAGACTAAGTATTTCCCACTTTAGTTTTGCTTCTACAGATGGTAACACTGTGTTGTCCACAATTTCATAAAACACGACAATGGTTATGAATGTGAAACATTCATAAAACTATATCACTTTCtataattaatagaatataaaatttaattatatttttaaatgatttactatatttgaaaaggcTACTCGTGGGAATAAgattaaaagtgaaaatgtCTACGGCGTTGTGGGCAAcaatattagttttatttactaatttgtatataaaaaaaagaatatatataacgAAGAGAATTGGAAAAGACACGTTGAGAAAAATcactatattatatttatattattgtttgggttttaaattttaattggaacaacaaaaatactaatattaaaaaaaaacaataattattattataacaaaataaagaaagagaaaaccTCTGTGTATCAGTCTTATATAAAGAagcgaaaaagaaaaagagagaagaaaatcattagactctgttttttttttttttcttcagttgAGTGAGTGCGGGATTCCCAAGGGACGAGGACGAGGACGAAGAAGAACACGATCCTTCTGAAATCGAAAACCCTTCTTTTGGATTATTCCGCCACCGTCTTCCACTTCATCATACGGATTTTGCTTTGCAATGTAATGCGCTGTAACAATAGTTTACAGGGCAATGGCCAAGTGTCATTCCAACACCATCGGATCAGTCGCTCTCCATGGAATCTCCGGCGCCAATGCACCTACTAGACACTTCCGATTCTGTACCTCCTTTTCTGGAGCTGCATTCCGACGCAGAATCTACGACGCTGTTAGTTGCGGTGGGAGTTCTCGGTATCGCCACCGGTACAAGGATGAAATAATGGATGAAGACCCCACCATGGGGGACGGATCGGTTTCTAGGGATTTGAAGGAGCCGGAGGAGGAGAAACCGAGGAAACAGAAATTGGGCAATGGAAAATCCGAGAAGCTCGTGGATCTTCTGAACTTGGCTGACTCAGTGGAGCTGGAGAATGAGGCGGAGACCAGGAGGAAGGAGGATGAGTTGAAGGAGTTGAAACGCACGGTGAAGGATTTACAGGCGGAGGATTTGGGGAAGCAAAAATCGGCGGCAAGCAGTGTGAGGCTTATGGCGAAGGAGGATTTGGTAATACGAGGGACGCTTGCTCTTCTCGGTGCCATTCCTCCTCTTGTTGCGATGCTTGAtttggaagatgaagaatcCCAGATCGCTGCTCTCTACGCACTGCTAAACCTTGGAATCGGCAACAATGCGTAAGTTCTTAACGATTCCACTTCTTCACTTTGTTCTCTGCTCTTAACTCCTTCAAAACTCTCTCTCCATTTAACTCCATTACATATTGTTTCTGCATGCATGTTTtagttgatttaattttcttccactATCAACTCTGCGTTTTTCCTCTGTTTGTGTAAATGTCTTCGTAACTTGTAGTTGTTTCGCGTCTATTCGAAATGGTAAGTCATATGAACAGTCTCTTCGGTAATTGATCCTCCAGAATTAGtgtctcattttcttttatgtaccaaaaaaaaacCCTCCTAAATTCTTGCATTAACATTGAATTTTCTCCTACCCCACTCCAGGAACAAGGCAGCAATTGTGAAAGTGGGGGTCATCCACAAAATGTTAAAGCTGATTAAATTAGAGGCTACATCAAACTCATCAGTTGCAGAAGCAATAATTGCAAACTTCCTCGGTTTGAGCGCACTAGACTCAAACAAGGGCGTAATTGGATCGTCTGGTGCGATTCCCTTCTTGGTCAAATCCCTTCAAAACACCCACTGTAAAATCAGCAATCAAGCTCGGCAGGATGCTTTAAGGGCGCTCTTCAATCTTTCCATTGCTTCATCAAACATCCCAATTATATTAGAAACGGATTTAATCCCATTTCTTCTTAACATGTTGGGCGACATGGAAGTAAGTGAAAGAatcctttcaattttaagCAATGTGGTATCAACCCCAGAAGGTAGAAGAGCAATAAGCATTGTTCCAGATGCATTCCCAATATTAGTAGATGTTTTAAACTGGACAGATTCACCTGGGTGTCAAGAAAAAGGGTCTTATGTTTTAATGGTGATGGCACACAAGCTCTATGGCGAAAGACAAACAATGGTAGAAGCAGGCCTTGTATCTGCTTCTCTTGAATTAACACTTTTGGGTAGTGCATTGGCTCAGAAAAGGGCATCCAGAATTTTGGAGTGTTTGAGATATGATAAAGGGAAGCAAGTTTCTGAAAGTTTTGGTGGCAATCTTGGTGGTGCTGCTGTGTCTGCTCCCATTATTGGgacttcatcttcttcaaattgTAACAAAATCTGTGTGGAAGAATCTGAAGAAGCCATGAGCATGGAGAAAAAAGCAGTGAAGCAACTAGTACAACAGAGTCTACAGTACAACATGAGGAAGATTGTGAAGAGGGCTAATTTGCCTCAAGATTTTGTTCCATCAGAGCATTTTAAGTCACTTACAACAAGTTCAACTTCAAAAAGCCTACCATTTTAACATAATATCAGATTTCCTTGAGAGATCTAAATCAAGTGTTCATCATTGAGAAGAAATTAGTCTATtcttttaagtaattaaataGCAGTCAGTTTTCATTAGAGAAGTCTTTTTAGTCTCTTAACCTTTTTTTGGTTGTGTAGAAGTAAAATAGAAAGGGCCTACCTCTGCTTCCAAATTCAACCCTCGTGGAACAACCAGATCCTAAGCAATTACTCTGATATCTTCCCTGGCGGTGGAACTGTCTAAAGATTGAAAATTCCTGTGGCTGTTTTCACTCAGCATAACAAAGCTCGTGGTGATGCCACTGCTCTTGTACCGATTAGTGGGTCACCTTCGACCCACCATTACAATTCAGCCTACCTTGGTGGCCCCTTTAAAATGTAATGTAATGCACatctcatatttttcttttgctggCTAGGCCTATTGGTACAAGTGTCGGTCACTTTTacgtgttttttttaaaccttCAATAAGTAGATATTTGAACCTCAAACCTGATGGATGATAGCCGAAGGGCTATTCTTTTACTGGTTGATAGCACTTTCACTTGCTTTGAAACATCATGaatagttcaaaattttcattctagtaattaataaatatttggcTGTGGGGATTAAATTAGCAGTGGAATGAATTGGTTCTTTGTGCTGATTAATATTTTCTCATCCATTTTCAGCTTTAACTGTATACAGATCTGGAGCAGGGAATTTGCTGAGCTGTTTATAGCATAGGCACAATAATTTCCAAGGCATGTCTTGAGCACGAGGTattgattgtaaatatagaatTGAGTGAATTCATTATGTGACTATATTGAGTAATCTATTATTCAATTTAGAGTTGCACTTCTGTCTTATCTCTTACTTTTGCAATGACCCCCCATGTatacttttcttctcttggCCTGTAGATAGCTTTAGATTATAATTcccatttcattttctcttctgtGAACAGTTTGTGAACTCCTTGACCTTCAATTCCTTGTGTTTTGACTAGTTGTGAGATGAAATTGATAGTTATTTCTATGATCAAATTCTTCTTGTTGATGTTCGATAGTCAAGCCTCTTGGGTTTGATATGCTTAGTGGGGTCTGCTTTTATTAATACCATTGAATTCAATTTCCCCCATACTTTCACAAGATTAACTGAGCACAGAATGATATTATAAAATGTTAGTGCTGATGTTGTGCTAAGTGCAATTGAAAATTGGAGGTGAGACAAAaagactttttctttctagtgGAAGTAtagattaatttaatcatttgaacttttgaatggaaatctctaattaattgatcttactatttatttaaatccaaaaacaaattacaagCTAAATGTGAGTTAGTAGAACTGTTGTTTATTGAGGTTCTTTGTGCTAGCTGCTAGATCCGAACTGAACCTATGATCATCGTAATAGTTTTTAATGATACTTGGAAATTaatagataaatttaaaattgaagaagcaTGGGagttacatatttaattaaggtAGAGGAAAAGAAAGGCTATAAAGCCACTAGAAATCATAGAGCATAGGTGGGGATACCAGACAGCTAAAGGCTACCCATTAAAAGGATCAAAACTCATTAACTCATTAGTTTTCTAAAAGTGTCCtttgatataataatacaatttacATCCATTTATTGCTCTCGTTGATTTAGTTTCACAAAGTACTTAAAAAATGAGGTGGAATTTAGTTCCACGATTCCTTGCCGTTTCTTTAAAttactttgatattactcagcTAATTAGttcttcaaaatgttttttggtttctaaatttttttttatcttttcttaaacttttaaaaacttatgttatagtttataaacttttaaaataagtttattttgatttttatcaTTAGGATTATGTTATTATTTCGTTAAAGACTTAATGTAATTCTAACGTTAAAGACCCAAAAAGTTCTTAAAAGTTTAGGGACTAAAACATGTGGGTTAAAAAGTTTAGGaactaaaatataaccaaagatacaaagtttaaagatcaaaatagaatttaaaccTTCTTAAAATATCATTCATACGTGTAACGTGAAAAAGTAGCAATGGACAAAACAACGTATAAACAAACATTTGTTGACATCTAAGTCTAGTAAGCTTTGGAAAATCAAGTCAAACCTACCTTGATGTGTATAGATTTGAACACGGCCTTGAatgtttatttcaaaattcaacctAACACAACTTTGTCAAAGTAGTAGGTAAGTTTCTTTTAGTATTacaattgaaagttgaagattcaaatctttcatttgTAAAACGATAAATCAATTAGTTACATTTAAGCTAAGTTCGTTTTGACGTAATGACATAACAGGTAACTTCCTGAAGTGCACGGTTTCTTCAATTCTCTACCTTTCTCCcttttttcatcttatttattccatttattagatatttaatGGTTTCaatgggttttttttgttccattattttaagtttaaacgTTGGAGTGAAGATTCAATTAACTATTAGATGTGTTATTGCATGAATGTAGTGAAAACCATACATTACAAAATTCATGTATAAGTTTgccttttctttaattttattttaatcaattagtcATTTTGAACCAGATTTAGAGGATATCTCTCTTGATGAAGTgaacataaataataagatgGACTAAACCACAAAATTGTTCCAATTGAATTTGGTTGTTATGTCAAGTAGCTCTACATTCAATTGATCACATTGAATATACTCATAGGATTAGTAATTTAAACACTCATTCATACAAAATTGCCATGAATCTAAACCACCATAAAAATGTAgcattttttctcttatttttaacaattgaattgaatacaaaaaaaagagcTGTTTATTCATTATTACTAAAACTTCAGTTATTTTCCCATCGAGTAGACCACTTCTACCACTCTcactttattttaatattgaaatggAATAAAGTTTAGTATGTTGGAGAGGTGTGAcaattattaaactttttctctctcttttgaataaagtgaaaaatgtaattatgGGCTTTCAGTAAAGGATGTGGGGGTAGGCAgtgcattcattttttttaaaagtagggcaattttttttccttaaaaaacaGGTCATCTCTAAAGACTAGTGGAATTGTGGAATTTGTAATCATAATCCTAATgggaagatttgaaattttaagtctaaattttatgattatttcgtaccattttaatatttttagaagtttaattGGATTATAGTTTACTtagatgttttctttttgtctcttttaaatttgatttttttttatatatataatttgctatattttgtaccCTTTGTTGATATGATTAGTCGACTACAATGCCTTTTTCGTCACGGATTGGCTGCTATATTAATTCTTATTTCTCATCCAATGTTACATTTTTagacaatttttatttttccttagATACTCTTTGCATccccttttccctttttattttcattttacataTGTCCTTTGTTTTAGCTAAAAACTTGTCTACACTTTCTCACCTAACCTTCAAAATAGCctattcaatttatttcttaacctattgtttctttttggttCAGCAACAATGATAAtacaaaaattcaacaaatctGTTGAGCTGTATCTTAAGATTCattatatgttaaattttCTACCATTggcttaaaaaaaatacttcatCCACCTTttcaatatacatataataaacaataaaggCTGTGGTTTGTTCTAAAGCCACTGCCACACACCATTATATGAGACTACGACTCCCGACTCgcatatgaaattttaaaggaTTTACACTCTAggtatatatgaaaaagattTACACTCTAAATCTTTCTTGGTCTTTTTAAAGGGAAAATTGTGGGACTGTTATGAGTGATACTCCAAGATGAATGGAGAGATGATAtagagaaagatgaaaatgattgTGGTTTGGGTACGGTCCTAAGGCAGCTGACATTGTCGGAGATGGGATGTGTATTATTGgatatattattaatgtaaTGTAACAAAGCCAccctttttgtgtttttgagGCACACCTCTTAATGCTATTTTATGAAGAAattgcttttgttttctttaccAGATTTGGCATCTTGTgccaattaataatttaacttttccCCCTTCTGATTTTGATGCCTTACCCACCAATATTTCACCTTTTCCCCCCTCTATCTTCTCCTTTCCAACACATGCTATATGTATTCTCTTCTCACTATCTTAAATTATTGCCTATATCAAGTCTTCTATTTACCTCgctctttttttatatatatatatatatatatatataaattatattttaaattttgtatttaataagtccctaatcaattttttaagtatttctattaaataaaattgaatatattagAGAGctcattttatcaaatataaccaaatatgtatgctaataatatttttcaaataagtcattttcaatatttttatacacaaatttgtttagtttgataggtattaattcaaaatgttcATATCCTTCTAAAATGTGGAAATTAAGTTATAATCATAGGATGCACAGTTGTTACAGTTGTTGGATGTATGAACTATTAGTTAGTGACTAAAGCTAGTCGTTGAAATTGATCGATGGAGATGGTTgcaatattgttatttattgaaataaggCAATACTAATTATTGATGATGATTGTTACCATGGTTAGTGTTCGATAGTGACTAATGGATCGACTTATtagaaaccaacaaaaatgaaagtggGGATACCAACTCAACCCTAATTCAAATTGGTGAGCAAACACCTTCGAAAGTTTGTTTATTATGCAACCTGAAAACAAAcgttataaaaataaagagttTGCATAATATAAGTTATATGCCAAACAATAACACCagtcaattaaaaaaacttgagCTAAtgaattgtaataatttaaaactcctttttctttcGTGCCTCAAAATTTGTAGACCTTAAACTCAAAATCAAGAGATAGATGATATACACATATTTGAACTAAGTGTGAAACAATAAAcacaatagaaaaataaattaactgtctactttaattttctaaaaaaattactttaataattAACATGCATTAAGTGCATAGATAATGGAAAGCATGTAAAATCCAAACATTGACCAATTAATTAGGGCAGGTAAAGAATAGAGTTGAGAACTATTAACAAAGCATTAAACAGTTCCACTCTACTCCCATCTTATCATTATTTGAAATGTGACatttatcattcaattttatataaaaatacatgTGAGATTGTATATGAATGATGACTTTATGATAAGATAcataatgaatatatataatggggTAAGACAGCAGCCATGCCAATGAACTTTTATGTGTGTCATATATCAAATATTCCATGagaatatgtatatatataatacacataagtatatatataatgttgtatatattatattatcacacacacacacagcTCACATGCGCATGTCTCTTCCACAACCCtactaatttcttctttttttttttctcttttcagcAATTCCAACTCTCTCTAAATGACAAAACCAAACCATAGATGAACTAAATCATGGGTTGAATTAGGCAATTATAATTGAAGCCATAAGTTTGTTTCAATTCGGattagattatatatttttcactcAATTAAaagcttatcatttttatcttaaatGGTGTCCCCCTGTTTTAATTATCACAGctctttaattacttttattgtgtgtgttttttaacaaattttaaatagggTGTTTTATAGTAAGAACAATTTATGATTACtattagttaataaaaaaagataatgtgttaatttttctCACTAACAATGATGCTTTTTAGCTTAGCGAATAGCcgatttatgtttaaattttacgATATTTTCTCATAGCAATTATAATTTACAGCTCACAGTGGCTCTTGTTCAAAAGAACTCATACTAAATGTTGAAGAAACATTTAGAAAGCAAGAAACTTGGATCGAGCCCTGGAGCCCAAATTATGTAGCTTTTCCCATTAACAGTTCTATTATAATTTGGGCTTGTATTGAGATTGGGCTTTTCTTccgaatttttttaatataaataatttatttgaatcatTTATGATGATGTTCGACATATTGTGTATGTGTGAAAATGGctgaaaatatgtatttttttgtCACTTTGTGGACCCATTCATTATATAGAGCACAAGTAAGTTTGTTTTGgacttttagttttattattcatCTAAATAACTCTAACAtataaaaaactcaaattcacAGACTTTGatagtttaatattataagaACACACACAAATTTTACCCTCACCTCCGAGTTTGAAGATTATCGTTCGAAGCATACaattgaaattcaatattattcgaaaagtgataaaaatttaaagtcatattgtaaaattggatataatatcaaaatttatcgTCACATactaatttaagtttttgaattaaatgattatttaatataatatcaaagcAGGTggtctaaaaaaaattatgtattaaCTCTATATTTGCGCTCTAAACCTTTAAGTTAGCTAGTGAGTTAGGATGCACGTTATACTTTAATGACACGTTAAAGTATTAGTTAACCAACGTATTAAATCATACTGTAATAAAATTAGTATGACATCaaaaaaagtattgaaaaCAACTGACAACtcttgttaaaagaaaaaggtgaatAAGTGTCTATAgcttataataaatatttgaatgtatgcataaatttatttaatcacTTATGTGCATTTGTTACCGGAgataataaagagaaaaatataaaattgcaTTTAATCACATTCAcatattagtttttgttttatatatatttgctatttattaaaaagtgaATATAAAATGAGAGGAAGTTGCACCAATCAGTGTAAGAGTTTCATTTATGTGGATGGAAGGAGAGAGGtcacaaatttaaatgtgatttattaGATTATTTAGTAGTTGGTTGGTAGTACTAATTCAATTACTGTATATTAAGTTAAAAGATGAAGATTCAAGCATGGGAATTTTCTTTAACTCTCGTATGCaaataacttatatttattCTGTTTGCAATAAATTAGAGTAatacatgaaaaataataatatacttgaagtttcttataaaaaaagaagataagattttaataaaaaaagaaaagaaaaatccaaataatttatttcggaaaaaagaaaggaatattaatattaaaatgaaaagagttgGAAGGgagtttttatttctttttcttttcttttcttttcaatttttttttttttttttaaattttcccaGCAAAATATTtcgaaacatttttttttctgttccCTCTCcgttagagagaaaaaacccTAGCTCGTCCTCTCTTTCCAGTTTCCCTCCCTTTTCTATCTGATTTTTCCCTTTCCCATCTGATTTGGTGGGTTCGTCTGCTTCAATGGACTTCAATTGAACTCATTCCTTCCCTACTTTGAAGGATCTGTCAGCTTAGCCCACAAAACCTACCAACAATGGCGTCTTCCGACAAGGATGTTGAAGAGCAGCTTTTGGAAGCTGGCAATAAGATTGTTGAACCTCCTACTTCAGTTGAAGAACTTCTACCTCTTCTCGACGTAAGCCCTTtcgtttttcttctctacGTCCTTCACCtggatatatatttatatattttttaatttgtgatttttttttgttcgaaGGATTGTGTTTTactcaatttgttttttaacctCGTAGAATGGCGTCtctgaaagatttttttttatggctGTACTTTTTGTGGTGATATTTTGATGCTCGATTGGTTTTCCCTATACAATTTATCGTGTTTCGTATTGTCTGTCTGCCCTTCGTTGCCCTGTGTTGGAAGATCCCAACTTTTTTCTGCGTCCGAGCTGCACGCACGATAGTGTATGTTGTAAACACCACTTTGAAAGGAATTGCAGACATTGTAGCCGTTACTATTACCATTAGCTGTATACCGGGCCttcaacaagtttttttttttttttttttatagctatCCACTTCATTCGCAcgaaagaaaagttgaattgaTTCttagatatattttctttacgtgtgtgtgttttggtattgaaatatatatctGAAGCTTTAGATTTGAAGTAGCATAGCttagattaaataataattcagTTGGGTAGCTGACATATTTTAACTTCACATTGAGGTGGCAGTAAGAGTGTCACTTTTGGTGATCTGGAAAGTAATGCGAGTGTCTGAATACTGTTAAGGAGTGAATTGATTGAgattctata
Coding sequences:
- the LOC101205254 gene encoding U-box domain-containing protein 12, with the translated sequence MAKCHSNTIGSVALHGISGANAPTRHFRFCTSFSGAAFRRRIYDAVSCGGSSRYRHRYKDEIMDEDPTMGDGSVSRDLKEPEEEKPRKQKLGNGKSEKLVDLLNLADSVELENEAETRRKEDELKELKRTVKDLQAEDLGKQKSAASSVRLMAKEDLVIRGTLALLGAIPPLVAMLDLEDEESQIAALYALLNLGIGNNANKAAIVKVGVIHKMLKLIKLEATSNSSVAEAIIANFLGLSALDSNKGVIGSSGAIPFLVKSLQNTHCKISNQARQDALRALFNLSIASSNIPIILETDLIPFLLNMLGDMEVSERILSILSNVVSTPEGRRAISIVPDAFPILVDVLNWTDSPGCQEKGSYVLMVMAHKLYGERQTMVEAGLVSASLELTLLGSALAQKRASRILECLRYDKGKQVSESFGGNLGGAAVSAPIIGTSSSSNCNKICVEESEEAMSMEKKAVKQLVQQSLQYNMRKIVKRANLPQDFVPSEHFKSLTTSSTSKSLPF